From the genome of Gemmatimonadales bacterium, one region includes:
- a CDS encoding arginine deiminase family protein, with amino-acid sequence MPVNVTSEIGQLQTVLVHTPGRELEAVTPGNREDYLYDDIIDLEIAQREHRQFVSVLRRFARVFQVRDLLAEILAEPEARDFLISKTMDVFPSDELAQRLGILPPAQIVEMLIEGTREEVGPFARALNEEGFAFPPLPNLFFPRDIGMVLGRHAVVGSMRHGVRWTEELLIKALFRFHPELANAGLLYDGSEERRSNYTLEGGDVHYLRPDLLVLGFSERTSPAALDELCEAVFGQGEVTDIVVVVMPRAPTAIHLDMVFTHVDRELCVVSPPFFVGPERRAVLHRRKGQEGVREMPDFFTALREVALPLEPVFAGGEHRISQEREQWSSACNFLAVRPGTVVSYRRNDATLCELQKAGFRVVPAVNFLAFDDWTDAKHRTAITIEGTELARGGGGPRCMSLPLARGAV; translated from the coding sequence ATGCCCGTCAACGTCACCTCTGAAATCGGTCAGCTCCAGACGGTCCTGGTGCACACGCCCGGCCGGGAGCTGGAGGCGGTGACGCCGGGGAACCGCGAAGATTACCTGTACGACGACATCATCGACCTGGAGATCGCCCAGCGGGAGCACCGCCAGTTCGTCTCGGTGCTGCGCCGCTTCGCGCGGGTGTTCCAGGTGCGGGACCTGCTGGCCGAGATCCTGGCGGAGCCCGAGGCGCGGGATTTCCTGATCAGCAAGACGATGGATGTGTTTCCCTCGGACGAGCTGGCCCAGCGGCTGGGCATCCTGCCGCCGGCGCAAATCGTCGAGATGCTGATCGAAGGCACCCGGGAGGAAGTCGGTCCCTTCGCCCGAGCGCTCAACGAGGAGGGGTTCGCCTTTCCTCCACTGCCCAACCTCTTCTTCCCCCGCGACATCGGCATGGTGCTCGGCCGGCACGCCGTGGTCGGCTCGATGCGTCACGGGGTGCGCTGGACCGAAGAGCTGCTGATCAAGGCCCTCTTCCGCTTCCACCCCGAGCTGGCCAACGCCGGTCTGCTGTACGACGGGTCCGAGGAGCGTCGCAGCAACTACACCTTGGAGGGCGGAGACGTCCACTACCTGCGTCCCGACCTCCTGGTACTCGGCTTCAGTGAGCGCACCTCCCCGGCGGCGCTCGACGAACTGTGCGAGGCCGTGTTCGGCCAGGGTGAAGTCACCGACATCGTCGTCGTGGTCATGCCCCGGGCCCCGACCGCGATCCACCTGGACATGGTCTTCACCCACGTCGACCGGGAGCTCTGCGTAGTGTCGCCGCCCTTCTTCGTCGGCCCGGAGCGGCGGGCGGTGCTGCACCGGAGGAAGGGACAGGAAGGGGTGCGGGAGATGCCCGACTTCTTCACCGCTCTGCGCGAGGTGGCGCTGCCGCTCGAGCCGGTGTTCGCGGGCGGAGAGCACCGGATCAGCCAGGAGCGGGAGCAGTGGAGCTCCGCCTGCAACTTCCTGGCAGTACGTCCCGGCACCGTCGTGAGCTACCGCCGAAACGACGCCACCCTCTGCGAGCTGCAGAAGGCCGGCTTCCGAGTGGTGCCCGCGGTCAATTTCCTCGCCTTTGACGACTGGACCGACGCCAAGCACCGCACCGCCATCACCATCGAGGGCACCGAGCTGGCCCGGGGTGGTGGTGGGCCCCGCTGCATGTCCCTCCCACTCGCGCGCGGGGCGGTGTGA
- a CDS encoding 3'-5' exonuclease produces the protein MTGLSVHPESTLVERVLLVLREGPRAAATLCHRVLGLAGAQEAVCDRIAVALLGADPRVRQLADGRWSLLPEAQGSPTLDDCAFAVVDVETTGMRSRASDRITEIAVVVVQGNRREVVFDSLVNPGRPIPPAICAITNISNEMVRDAPDFAQVADQVLAALAGRIFVAHNATFDWGFVSAEVRRSRDLALDGPRLCTVRLARRLLRGMVRSCGLDSLTHYFGLENEARHRAAGDALVTAEVLARLLRLAREEGVRTLQDLEGVQARRMGRRRATQAAPSLPLF, from the coding sequence GTGACGGGCCTCTCGGTTCACCCGGAGAGCACGCTGGTCGAGCGGGTGCTGCTGGTGCTGCGGGAAGGGCCCAGAGCGGCGGCCACGCTCTGTCATCGGGTGCTGGGTCTCGCCGGAGCCCAGGAGGCCGTCTGCGACCGCATCGCGGTCGCGCTGCTGGGGGCGGATCCACGGGTGCGCCAGCTCGCGGATGGCCGATGGAGTCTGCTACCCGAGGCGCAGGGCTCCCCGACGCTCGACGACTGCGCCTTTGCCGTCGTGGACGTCGAGACCACCGGGATGCGGTCCCGCGCGAGCGACCGGATCACCGAGATCGCGGTGGTCGTGGTCCAGGGGAACCGGCGGGAGGTGGTGTTCGATTCGCTGGTGAACCCCGGCCGGCCGATTCCTCCGGCCATCTGCGCCATCACCAACATCAGCAACGAGATGGTCCGCGACGCCCCGGACTTCGCCCAGGTGGCCGACCAGGTGCTCGCGGCGCTCGCCGGCCGCATCTTCGTGGCCCACAACGCCACCTTCGACTGGGGCTTCGTGAGCGCCGAAGTGCGCCGGTCCCGCGATCTCGCGCTGGACGGCCCCCGGCTCTGCACGGTCCGGCTCGCGCGGCGCCTCCTCAGGGGCATGGTGCGCTCCTGCGGCCTGGACAGCCTCACCCACTACTTCGGGCTGGAGAACGAGGCGCGCCACCGCGCCGCGGGCGACGCCCTGGTCACCGCCGAGGTGTTGGCCCGGCTGCTTCGTCTCGCCCGGGAGGAGGGGGTGCGTACGCTGCAGGACCTGGAGGGCGTGCAGGCGCGGCGGATGGGCCGCCGCCGGGCGACGCAAGCGGCCCCGTCACTTCCCCTATTCTGA